The proteins below come from a single Pseudomonas chlororaphis genomic window:
- a CDS encoding AraC family transcriptional regulator produces MRPCDGIQHRENIIDACVIRARQPLTLPRVPVFVTTLCRVRQGEKLLQWDDREMRAGPQHLILMPAGRELGISNFPGLHGHYIADAVTFPISALRNFSARYSQQIMSRQGVLKTDLCVPLDRHTTQAWDQLLASIHANSPDALRALYGEAVLLSLCLGGQIGPLLMGRNDPVRERVQQIVMGSPEKDWTVATIAQRLNLGESTLRRQLANEGDSFRNILEGVRLATALQGLQTTSRPIGEIAAASGYASASRFAVRFRSHYGLSPRELRAAI; encoded by the coding sequence ATGCGCCCTTGTGACGGCATACAGCACCGGGAAAACATTATCGATGCGTGTGTCATACGGGCGCGACAGCCATTGACCTTGCCAAGGGTGCCGGTGTTCGTGACCACCTTGTGTCGAGTGCGGCAAGGGGAAAAGCTGTTGCAATGGGATGATCGGGAGATGCGTGCCGGGCCGCAACATCTGATCCTGATGCCGGCCGGACGCGAGCTGGGTATCTCGAACTTCCCCGGACTTCACGGTCACTACATCGCCGATGCGGTGACCTTTCCCATCTCGGCATTGCGTAACTTCAGCGCCCGATATAGCCAGCAGATCATGAGCCGTCAGGGTGTACTGAAGACCGATCTATGCGTCCCTCTGGACAGGCACACCACACAGGCATGGGATCAATTGTTGGCCTCTATCCATGCGAACTCCCCGGACGCATTACGCGCGCTCTACGGGGAAGCGGTTCTTCTGAGTCTGTGCCTTGGTGGCCAGATCGGACCTCTGCTGATGGGGCGCAACGATCCCGTTCGTGAACGTGTGCAGCAGATCGTAATGGGCAGCCCGGAGAAAGACTGGACGGTTGCGACCATTGCACAACGCCTGAATCTGGGTGAGTCGACGTTGCGTCGCCAGCTGGCGAATGAGGGGGACAGTTTCCGGAACATTCTGGAGGGCGTTCGACTGGCCACGGCGTTGCAAGGGTTGCAAACAACTTCTCGCCCTATCGGGGAAATTGCCGCGGCCAGTGGTTACGCCTCGGCCTCACGTTTTGCGGTGCGCTTTCGCTCACACTATGGGCTGTCGCCACGTGAATTGCGGGCAGCGATTTAA
- a CDS encoding membrane protein — MLGYYAQYSKEYITTLMVVTTLFFALPIFFAPLQWARLMRWTVPEHEHLAIYFGRCLGAFILVVEVAMLRSATTGTSFSYAFDILFVVFTLMFFVHVYGAIKQIQPITETLEIGFWMILFVLNILFYPAASITL, encoded by the coding sequence ATGCTTGGTTACTATGCGCAATACAGCAAGGAATACATCACAACCCTGATGGTGGTGACCACCCTCTTCTTTGCCTTGCCCATCTTTTTCGCCCCGCTCCAATGGGCCCGGCTTATGCGCTGGACCGTCCCCGAACACGAACATCTGGCTATCTATTTCGGCCGTTGCCTCGGTGCATTCATCCTTGTCGTTGAAGTAGCGATGTTGCGTTCAGCCACCACCGGCACCAGTTTCAGTTATGCCTTCGATATTCTTTTCGTGGTCTTCACGCTGATGTTCTTCGTGCATGTCTACGGCGCAATCAAACAGATCCAGCCTATTACCGAAACGCTCGAAATCGGTTTCTGGATGATCCTCTTCGTACTCAATATTCTGTTCTACCCAGCCGCCAGTATCACGCTGTAA
- a CDS encoding ester cyclase: MSPNLADLYSDYIACLNAQDWENLGHFVHPDVVHNAKPLGLHGYRSMLEADYRAIPDLRFAIAFLVIDPPKLAARLAFNCAPVGEFLGLAVNGTRISFAENVFYAFEDGRIREVWSVIDKGAIEAQLRSA; encoded by the coding sequence ATGAGCCCGAACCTTGCCGATCTTTATAGCGACTACATCGCCTGCCTGAATGCACAGGACTGGGAAAACCTGGGCCATTTTGTGCACCCGGATGTGGTTCACAACGCAAAACCATTAGGGTTGCACGGCTATCGAAGCATGCTGGAAGCAGATTATCGGGCTATCCCCGACTTGCGCTTTGCGATTGCATTCCTGGTGATCGACCCACCTAAGTTGGCAGCTCGCCTGGCCTTCAATTGCGCACCGGTTGGGGAATTCCTGGGCCTGGCGGTGAATGGGACACGCATCTCGTTCGCCGAAAACGTCTTCTACGCGTTCGAGGACGGCAGGATCCGCGAGGTCTGGTCGGTCATCGATAAGGGAGCGATCGAAGCTCAGCTCCGATCAGCGTAG
- a CDS encoding ATPase: MSGIAIFESPRWLRDLLRFLPLKSQFVLSGNIRDLQASEVAPGTVTAQSFNQTLCNALLDAGYAQVIAWDPVSGFRAVGKPGSDPEAGLTVLQELGLTPVNGVAPAGIDLLGATLSRLVSRAGEPVALIIDFASRLAVRNDALSAAEHHLFTQALVQSHQARSRPATELRKPFFNTLLWLVEKEGDLPDWLLVDNPRLRHIPVSKPDQLARRALAPALLKGLSGSQGASEEIMHQAVDAFVQNTEGLLLLDLSAIAQLARVEGVPMPQIADAVRRYKIGVTEDPWLKIDRQRIRQADALVHQRVKGQEHAVTHMLDIVKRAMTGVGASRKGNRPRGVAFLAGPTGVGKTELAKTITSLLFGDESAYIRFDMSEFSAEHADQRLIGAPPGYVGYDVGGELTNAIREKPFSVVLFDEIEKAHPRILDKFLQILDDGVLTSGRGDRVYFSEALIVFTSNLGIYRQGDNGERVANVLPGEAFEQVQDKVHSEIDRYFKLVLNRPEILNRIGENIIVFDFIREDVAVQIFEQMVNATFSDLQGQNLFIELAPQARQALHGLCLQDLSNGGRGIRNQLEARLLNPLSRALFDQDAQPGEHFTITELDIAGLKMERR; the protein is encoded by the coding sequence ATGTCAGGGATTGCGATATTTGAAAGCCCACGTTGGCTGCGAGATCTTCTGCGCTTCTTGCCTCTGAAGAGCCAATTCGTCCTGTCAGGCAACATCCGGGACCTACAGGCCAGTGAGGTGGCGCCCGGTACGGTGACCGCCCAGAGCTTCAACCAAACCCTTTGTAATGCCCTGCTCGATGCTGGCTACGCCCAAGTCATTGCCTGGGATCCGGTATCCGGTTTCCGGGCTGTCGGCAAACCTGGTTCCGACCCAGAGGCCGGCCTGACGGTGCTTCAGGAACTTGGCCTGACCCCGGTGAACGGCGTCGCACCGGCAGGTATCGACCTGCTGGGCGCCACCCTGTCACGGCTGGTGAGTCGTGCTGGTGAACCGGTCGCATTGATCATCGATTTCGCCTCGCGCCTGGCGGTCCGCAACGACGCCCTCAGCGCGGCTGAACATCATCTCTTTACCCAGGCCCTGGTGCAATCCCATCAGGCTCGCAGCCGTCCAGCCACAGAACTGCGCAAACCTTTCTTCAATACCTTGCTGTGGCTGGTGGAAAAAGAAGGTGATCTACCCGACTGGCTGCTGGTCGACAACCCGCGCTTGCGCCACATTCCCGTATCCAAGCCCGATCAACTGGCCCGTCGCGCACTGGCACCGGCGCTGCTCAAGGGGCTCAGTGGCAGCCAGGGCGCCAGCGAAGAGATCATGCATCAAGCTGTGGATGCCTTCGTACAGAATACCGAAGGCTTGCTGCTGCTCGATCTCAGTGCCATTGCTCAACTGGCGCGCGTCGAGGGTGTACCCATGCCGCAGATTGCCGACGCAGTGCGCCGCTACAAGATCGGCGTCACCGAGGATCCGTGGCTGAAGATCGACCGTCAGCGCATCCGGCAGGCGGATGCCCTCGTCCACCAGCGGGTCAAAGGCCAGGAGCATGCAGTGACGCACATGCTCGATATCGTCAAACGGGCGATGACGGGCGTCGGCGCCAGTCGCAAGGGCAATCGTCCACGGGGGGTAGCCTTTCTCGCGGGGCCGACCGGCGTAGGCAAGACTGAACTCGCCAAAACCATCACCAGCCTGCTGTTCGGCGACGAAAGTGCATACATCCGCTTCGACATGTCCGAATTCAGCGCCGAGCATGCCGACCAACGCCTGATCGGCGCACCGCCCGGCTACGTCGGCTATGACGTCGGCGGTGAGCTGACCAATGCCATCCGCGAGAAGCCGTTCAGCGTGGTGTTATTCGATGAAATCGAAAAAGCCCATCCGCGGATCCTCGATAAATTCCTGCAGATTCTCGACGATGGCGTGCTGACTTCAGGCCGTGGTGACCGTGTGTACTTTTCGGAGGCGCTGATTGTGTTCACCTCCAACCTCGGGATCTATCGCCAGGGCGACAATGGCGAACGCGTCGCGAACGTCCTGCCGGGCGAAGCCTTCGAGCAGGTCCAGGACAAGGTGCATAGCGAGATCGACCGGTATTTCAAGCTGGTGCTCAACCGACCGGAAATCCTCAATCGAATCGGCGAGAACATCATTGTCTTCGACTTCATTCGTGAAGACGTTGCAGTGCAGATCTTTGAACAGATGGTCAACGCCACTTTTAGCGATCTGCAGGGACAGAACCTGTTTATCGAATTAGCCCCCCAGGCACGCCAGGCACTGCACGGCCTCTGTCTGCAGGATCTGTCCAACGGTGGCCGAGGCATCCGCAACCAATTGGAGGCACGCCTGCTCAATCCCCTGTCGCGGGCGCTGTTTGATCAGGATGCTCAACCAGGCGAGCACTTCACCATCACCGAGTTGGACATCGCTGGGCTGAAGATGGAACGTCGCTGA
- a CDS encoding radical SAM protein, whose amino-acid sequence MDLSLSRVHFPVTTLGPGRRLGIWFQGCSIRCPGCISADTWGPGHRRLSLEQLLEQITPWLHEADGITISGGEPFDQFDALRSLLESLRQRSDLDILVYSGYSLEQLDEPLFQANGLIDALISDPYIEALSQTMALRGSDNQRLSLLTPLGQARLGRYERLLEPADKALDLMFDESGSVWMAGIPRPGDLLRLRDLLHEQGHHLQTSAHASRRR is encoded by the coding sequence ATGGACCTCAGTCTGTCGCGCGTACACTTTCCGGTCACCACCCTCGGCCCGGGACGGCGCCTTGGTATCTGGTTCCAGGGCTGCAGCATCCGCTGTCCTGGCTGCATCTCTGCCGATACTTGGGGGCCAGGACACCGGCGCTTGTCGCTAGAGCAATTGCTAGAACAGATCACCCCCTGGCTGCACGAGGCAGACGGGATCACGATTTCCGGCGGAGAGCCGTTCGACCAGTTCGACGCCCTGCGGTCGCTGCTCGAAAGCCTGCGTCAACGCAGCGATCTCGACATCCTGGTCTACAGCGGCTACTCCCTGGAGCAACTCGATGAGCCGTTGTTTCAAGCCAATGGCCTGATAGACGCCTTGATCAGCGACCCCTATATCGAAGCACTCAGCCAAACCATGGCCTTGCGCGGCAGTGACAATCAACGCCTGAGCCTGCTTACGCCCCTGGGGCAGGCACGCCTGGGCCGCTATGAACGCCTGCTGGAACCCGCCGACAAGGCGCTTGACCTGATGTTTGACGAAAGCGGCAGTGTCTGGATGGCCGGCATCCCACGACCTGGCGACTTATTGCGCTTACGCGATCTGCTGCATGAACAAGGCCATCATTTACAGACCAGCGCACACGCGTCGCGACGCCGCTGA
- a CDS encoding histidine kinase: MIRFCPNCKTERALQEIFCEGLIQEQPCGWDLAGEPIRAAGWRPQAVVTEEPLPPVSPAQEQTPVLLCENGHPMADGDLMCLECGSSLAQATPSGALPDTSEPEGITQTLIDGWRLIRQISSTDGVRERYVAEHNETAQRAVLTLYRPGAEPDPAIYDVIRRLPREHVPEIIATGRWDDRAYEVIEELTGGTLAELGSVIRDSDSVHHVVKELGQALHAFNEAGLRHRDLRPTSLLVRSRAPLDLVISGFGSARLSEFDLDIVSPLETSRYMAPEAIAGGVAAASDWWSLGMILLEQLTQGACFDGTNANAFLIHVLANGVPIPDDLDPRLNLLLRGLLARDRHQRWQWQQVRDWLSGIAVEAPASSVQQTDEGEGATLRLGERRFHKPGVFALAAAQADNWQQALDHLLRGVIVTWAEQVGLAPSLVAGLRQVVQHEGIEDDFRLMLALRILNPEIPLIHHGDIVTPGWLLEHPLEGYRLISGSVPDLLEQLQTDNWLSRLKTRAENVRQRALHQHIELVEEQLRIFLLSTSRAKLATQWQERQRLFPDTDHPGLASLSERRVIAEEDLIVLLSAAIGQFRSAPSIVESAAELARNADVGWFDAEAATQLLLHSRLELYRSVDERIQGFARCGVPAVDEWAEQFRLERRMPLAQTLVLLAIPSSQWLEPQKQQYVSQILDFFEKKVVTAVMRGPLVRMSIGKTTARVDLNELNSERSPAAALLDHLLQRNARAVNLDPESFQLNGQLESRLHTLYRQSALYKRDTGIDGLYLGFPFLLNRDPRGTTRTRIIPLLLWPVKLLLELGSRGHAALAFDSEREEVRLNPALESVLGAETCKRWRKTADELLGRSSIRAADVMDAFGMLATIRSRALGNLPASNVEIAPYQDELDCAAVLFHVTFMGQAIGEDLRQLKTLSPVGTGLETALRLKATDESPREVPPGELQRYFTVASDPSQEAAVIQARQSPGLLVEGPPGTGKSQTIVNMVADAIGRQRSLLIVCQKHAALEVVYKRLVAEGLGQRIVMLNDVNRDREPVIRSIREQLESLFTDGSQAQGWQRQREQVAARIEALEGELDRFHQSLHRLDDNTGLSYRRLLGELIELESGPAPLEFPALRQRLAALDLASLTRLEESCAPLIRLWLPARYEGSSLAQLQSFAADRATLQAFTDNLHSFIQAENNRQATLQAHPASFEIDDPAPYRDWMTTHVATLLGLKQEQRLRLARWLPLFRSREEGQLPRGESILAELQQLDQQLGQLDQNHYVPALSPALCLLENKALRHLDQDCTKVIAARSWLANINPLHLLRRKRLRNFLQEQGESLVVEALPTLQTAIRLESQWRPLRAELSTLHQALELETVNRQACLELSSLVKSDIRHLLEIQALALALAQSPRARQADEAALAGDKQHLEALLSDLDASLIRHGVRHSSLEQLKILGDWLGDELVRQLQHAVEHNLSNQLSLDRLHEALPFLAAYQTFRGRAGQLTTADLELLALLRQRQEQLDNIAPEQLEAEVRRLLNREARLGWKHRVEQANPELLFSQDEARAKVASLAQADAQMRLLNRELLAKGINLDRLGNRKQWEDVTRLTGKRSRRLREFIELGSNLGLMSLRPVWLMNPDVASRVLPLKASLFDTVIYDEASQMPVEFALPTLFRGQVTVVSGDEKQMPPTAFFSSRIESDEAEVFDGDEPDEDADEEQREAFEDTWNRREIKDCPDLLQLARNALPSTTLQIHYRSAYRELIGFSNASFYGNRLNVPVRHPQASIQRIKPLELIQVGGLYQNQSNAQEAERVVEYLNELWQKPYDQRPSVGVVTFNRKQADLIEEHLEQRAEQDELFRTAYAQERERSEDGEDMSVFVKNVENVQGDERDIIVFSSTFGRNSQGTFRRSFGVLGQTGGERRLNVAVTRARHKVVMITSMPIADISDMLNTHRAPASPRDYLQGYLEYARALSSGEFSSSGKLLERLQTDRSSVHREQGQQRDGFVRLVGEFIQSLGWQAAPASEGDAFGLDFAIEHPDTGLYAIGIECDAPCHTLLERARAREIWRPSVLHRAIPHIHRVSSQAWYHNGDSERSRLREAIEHAMKVEQPLQPNPVPVDTEICP; the protein is encoded by the coding sequence ATGATACGTTTCTGCCCCAACTGCAAAACCGAGCGCGCTCTCCAGGAGATATTCTGCGAAGGGCTCATTCAGGAACAACCCTGCGGCTGGGACCTCGCCGGCGAACCCATTCGTGCCGCCGGTTGGCGGCCGCAAGCCGTCGTTACCGAAGAACCCCTCCCACCGGTCAGCCCCGCCCAGGAACAGACCCCGGTCTTGCTCTGCGAAAATGGTCATCCAATGGCCGATGGCGACCTGATGTGCCTTGAATGTGGCAGCTCACTTGCGCAAGCAACGCCCTCCGGCGCGCTGCCGGACACCAGCGAACCGGAAGGCATCACCCAGACCCTGATCGATGGCTGGCGCCTGATCCGCCAGATCAGCAGTACCGACGGCGTGCGTGAGCGATACGTCGCCGAGCACAATGAAACCGCGCAACGAGCAGTCCTGACCTTATATCGACCCGGTGCCGAACCGGACCCGGCGATCTACGATGTGATTCGCCGACTGCCCCGCGAGCATGTGCCTGAAATCATCGCCACCGGCCGCTGGGATGACCGTGCCTACGAGGTCATTGAAGAACTGACCGGCGGAACCCTGGCAGAACTCGGCAGCGTGATCCGCGACAGCGACAGCGTGCACCATGTCGTCAAGGAACTGGGGCAGGCGCTGCATGCTTTCAACGAAGCAGGCCTACGCCATCGGGACCTGCGCCCAACCAGCCTGCTGGTACGTTCCCGCGCCCCCCTGGACCTGGTCATCAGCGGTTTCGGTTCGGCACGCCTGTCCGAGTTCGACCTGGACATCGTCTCGCCTCTGGAAACCAGTCGCTACATGGCGCCAGAAGCTATCGCAGGTGGCGTTGCGGCCGCCTCGGACTGGTGGAGCCTGGGCATGATTCTGCTCGAACAACTGACCCAGGGCGCCTGCTTCGACGGCACCAATGCCAACGCTTTTCTTATTCACGTGCTGGCCAATGGCGTGCCGATCCCCGACGACCTCGACCCGCGTCTGAACCTGCTGCTGCGGGGTCTGCTGGCACGCGACCGTCATCAGCGCTGGCAATGGCAACAGGTCCGGGACTGGCTCAGTGGCATTGCGGTCGAGGCGCCGGCCTCCTCCGTCCAGCAAACGGACGAAGGTGAAGGCGCCACCCTACGGCTGGGAGAGCGTCGCTTCCACAAGCCCGGCGTATTCGCCCTGGCGGCGGCCCAGGCGGATAACTGGCAACAGGCCCTGGATCACTTGCTGCGCGGTGTGATCGTGACATGGGCCGAGCAAGTCGGTCTCGCCCCTTCCCTGGTCGCCGGCTTACGACAGGTCGTCCAGCACGAAGGGATCGAGGACGACTTCCGTCTCATGCTGGCGTTGAGAATCCTCAACCCGGAAATCCCGTTGATCCATCATGGCGACATCGTCACGCCAGGATGGCTGCTGGAGCATCCGCTGGAAGGCTATCGCTTGATCAGTGGGTCGGTCCCGGACCTGCTTGAGCAATTGCAGACCGACAACTGGCTATCGCGTCTCAAAACCCGCGCCGAAAACGTACGTCAGCGTGCTCTGCACCAACACATCGAGTTGGTCGAAGAGCAACTGCGGATATTCCTGCTATCGACCTCACGCGCCAAGCTGGCCACGCAGTGGCAGGAACGCCAACGCCTGTTCCCCGACACCGATCATCCGGGGTTGGCCTCACTGTCGGAACGCCGGGTGATCGCCGAAGAAGATCTGATTGTGCTGCTCAGCGCCGCGATCGGCCAGTTTCGTTCAGCGCCCTCGATCGTAGAGAGCGCCGCCGAGCTGGCCAGGAACGCCGATGTCGGCTGGTTCGACGCTGAAGCGGCAACCCAACTGCTGTTGCACTCTCGACTTGAGCTCTACCGTAGCGTCGATGAACGCATCCAAGGCTTCGCCCGTTGTGGCGTGCCGGCGGTGGACGAGTGGGCCGAACAGTTCCGTCTAGAACGACGTATGCCGTTGGCTCAGACACTGGTGCTGCTGGCTATCCCGTCCAGTCAATGGCTGGAACCACAGAAACAGCAGTACGTTTCACAGATCCTCGATTTCTTCGAGAAGAAGGTTGTGACCGCCGTGATGCGCGGGCCGCTGGTACGCATGAGCATCGGCAAGACCACCGCACGGGTCGATCTCAACGAACTCAACAGCGAGCGCAGTCCGGCCGCGGCGCTGCTCGATCATCTGTTACAACGTAATGCCCGGGCCGTGAATCTCGACCCGGAGAGTTTTCAGCTCAACGGCCAGCTGGAATCACGCCTGCATACCCTGTACCGGCAAAGCGCACTCTACAAACGCGACACCGGCATCGATGGCCTGTACCTGGGCTTCCCTTTCCTGCTCAACCGTGACCCTCGCGGCACCACGCGCACGCGAATCATCCCGCTGCTGTTGTGGCCAGTGAAGCTGCTGCTGGAGTTGGGTTCGCGTGGGCACGCCGCCTTGGCGTTCGACAGTGAACGTGAGGAAGTGCGGCTCAACCCCGCACTGGAAAGCGTACTCGGTGCCGAAACCTGCAAGCGCTGGCGCAAGACCGCCGATGAGCTGCTGGGTCGTTCTTCCATTCGCGCGGCGGATGTCATGGACGCCTTCGGAATGCTTGCCACCATTCGCTCGCGTGCCCTTGGCAATCTACCCGCCAGCAACGTGGAAATCGCGCCCTACCAGGATGAACTGGACTGCGCGGCCGTGCTGTTTCACGTGACCTTCATGGGGCAAGCCATCGGTGAAGACCTGCGCCAACTGAAGACGCTTTCGCCTGTCGGCACCGGGCTGGAAACCGCGTTGCGCCTCAAGGCCACCGACGAATCCCCACGCGAGGTGCCGCCAGGCGAGCTGCAACGCTACTTCACCGTGGCCAGTGATCCTTCACAGGAAGCGGCCGTGATCCAGGCCCGGCAGAGCCCGGGACTGCTGGTCGAAGGGCCGCCCGGAACCGGCAAGAGCCAGACTATCGTCAACATGGTCGCCGATGCTATCGGCCGCCAGCGCAGCTTGCTTATCGTCTGTCAGAAGCATGCGGCGCTGGAGGTGGTGTACAAACGCCTGGTCGCCGAAGGCCTCGGTCAACGCATTGTCATGCTCAATGACGTCAACCGCGACCGCGAGCCCGTCATCCGCAGCATTCGCGAACAATTGGAAAGCCTGTTCACGGACGGCAGCCAGGCGCAAGGTTGGCAACGCCAGCGCGAACAGGTCGCGGCCCGCATCGAAGCCCTGGAGGGCGAACTCGACCGCTTCCACCAGAGTCTGCATCGACTTGATGACAATACCGGCCTCAGCTATCGCAGGCTGCTTGGCGAACTGATCGAGCTGGAGTCCGGCCCAGCGCCGCTCGAGTTTCCGGCCTTGCGCCAACGCCTGGCGGCCCTGGACCTCGCCAGCCTGACGCGCCTGGAAGAAAGCTGCGCTCCGCTGATACGCCTGTGGTTGCCCGCACGCTACGAAGGCAGCTCACTGGCCCAACTACAGTCATTTGCCGCCGACCGAGCGACCTTGCAGGCCTTCACCGACAATCTGCACAGTTTCATTCAGGCCGAAAACAACCGTCAGGCTACGTTGCAGGCACACCCCGCCAGCTTCGAAATCGACGACCCCGCGCCATACCGCGACTGGATGACGACCCATGTCGCGACCCTCCTCGGTCTGAAGCAAGAGCAACGTCTGCGTCTTGCGCGCTGGCTGCCTCTATTCCGCAGCCGCGAAGAGGGCCAACTCCCACGGGGCGAGTCGATTCTCGCCGAACTGCAGCAACTGGATCAGCAACTCGGCCAACTGGATCAGAACCACTACGTCCCCGCCTTGTCTCCGGCACTCTGTCTGCTCGAAAACAAAGCCCTCAGGCATCTGGATCAGGACTGTACCAAGGTCATCGCCGCCCGGTCCTGGTTGGCGAACATCAACCCGCTGCATCTGCTGCGGCGCAAGCGACTGCGCAACTTTCTTCAAGAGCAAGGGGAAAGTCTTGTTGTTGAAGCGCTGCCCACGCTGCAGACAGCCATTCGCCTGGAAAGCCAGTGGCGACCTTTGCGCGCCGAGCTGAGTACCCTGCATCAGGCGTTAGAGCTGGAAACGGTGAACAGGCAAGCCTGCCTGGAATTGTCCAGCCTCGTGAAGAGCGACATTCGCCACCTGCTGGAAATCCAGGCACTGGCGCTGGCCCTGGCGCAATCGCCTCGTGCCCGACAGGCGGATGAAGCCGCCCTCGCCGGCGACAAACAGCACCTCGAGGCGCTGCTCAGCGATCTGGACGCGTCGCTGATACGCCATGGCGTTCGCCATTCCAGCCTCGAACAACTCAAGATACTCGGCGACTGGCTGGGTGATGAGCTGGTGCGACAACTGCAGCATGCCGTCGAACACAACCTGAGCAATCAACTGAGTCTTGATCGCCTGCATGAGGCGCTGCCCTTCCTGGCCGCCTACCAGACATTCCGCGGGCGCGCCGGTCAGTTGACGACAGCCGACCTCGAGTTGCTCGCCCTGCTGCGCCAACGCCAGGAACAGTTGGACAACATTGCACCCGAGCAACTGGAAGCCGAAGTGCGACGCCTGCTCAACCGCGAAGCCCGACTGGGTTGGAAACATCGCGTCGAGCAAGCCAATCCTGAACTGCTGTTCAGCCAGGACGAAGCCCGCGCCAAAGTCGCCAGCCTCGCGCAAGCCGACGCACAGATGCGACTGCTCAATCGTGAGCTGCTGGCCAAAGGCATCAACCTCGACCGCCTGGGCAATCGCAAGCAATGGGAGGATGTCACCCGCCTAACGGGCAAACGCTCGCGGCGTCTGCGCGAATTCATTGAACTGGGCAGTAATCTCGGCTTGATGAGCCTGCGTCCGGTATGGCTGATGAACCCGGACGTCGCCAGTCGTGTACTACCACTCAAGGCCAGCCTGTTCGATACGGTCATCTACGACGAAGCCTCGCAGATGCCGGTCGAGTTCGCCCTGCCGACCTTATTCCGCGGCCAAGTCACTGTTGTCAGTGGTGATGAGAAGCAAATGCCGCCGACGGCATTCTTTTCCAGTCGCATCGAAAGCGACGAAGCCGAAGTGTTCGACGGCGACGAGCCTGACGAGGACGCGGATGAGGAACAGCGCGAAGCGTTCGAAGACACCTGGAACCGACGTGAGATCAAGGACTGCCCTGACCTGCTGCAACTGGCGCGCAACGCCCTGCCCAGCACCACTTTGCAGATTCACTACCGTTCGGCCTACCGTGAACTGATCGGCTTTTCCAACGCCTCGTTCTATGGCAATCGCCTGAACGTTCCGGTCCGTCATCCACAGGCAAGCATCCAACGGATCAAACCGCTGGAACTGATCCAGGTCGGTGGGCTGTACCAGAACCAGAGCAATGCCCAAGAAGCCGAGCGGGTCGTCGAGTACCTCAACGAGTTGTGGCAAAAACCTTACGACCAGCGCCCCTCGGTGGGTGTCGTCACCTTCAACCGCAAGCAGGCCGACCTCATCGAGGAGCATCTGGAGCAGCGTGCCGAGCAGGATGAGCTGTTCCGCACAGCCTACGCCCAAGAACGCGAGCGCAGCGAAGACGGCGAGGACATGTCGGTGTTCGTCAAGAACGTGGAAAACGTGCAGGGCGATGAACGCGACATCATCGTCTTCTCCTCCACCTTCGGCCGCAACAGCCAAGGTACCTTCCGCCGTAGCTTCGGCGTGCTCGGGCAGACCGGTGGCGAACGGCGCCTGAACGTGGCGGTGACCCGTGCGCGACACAAGGTGGTGATGATCACATCGATGCCGATCGCCGATATCTCCGACATGCTCAACACGCACCGTGCCCCCGCCAGCCCGCGTGACTATCTGCAAGGCTATCTGGAATATGCCCGCGCCCTCTCCTCTGGCGAGTTCAGCAGCAGCGGCAAGTTGCTGGAGCGCCTGCAGACCGACCGCAGCAGCGTGCACCGCGAACAAGGTCAGCAACGTGATGGTTTTGTCAGGCTGGTCGGCGAATTCATTCAATCTCTGGGATGGCAAGCCGCTCCCGCCAGTGAAGGCGATGCTTTCGGCCTCGACTTCGCCATCGAGCATCCAGATACGGGTCTGTACGCCATTGGCATCGAGTGCGATGCGCCTTGCCACACTCTGCTCGAACGCGCCCGCGCCCGGGAGATCTGGCGCCCGTCCGTGCTGCATCGCGCCATCCCGCATATCCATCGCGTGTCATCGCAAGCCTGGTATCACAACGGCGACAGCGAGCGATCACGGCTGCGTGAAGCAATCGAACACGCCATGAAGGTCGAGCAGCCACTGCAACCCAATCCTGTTCCAGTTGATACGGAAATCTGCCCATGA